A DNA window from Halostella salina contains the following coding sequences:
- a CDS encoding DUF502 domain-containing protein: MNLGEAFKRSFVAGLILVAPLVVTLYVITTLVRWSLVVVDPIVAGTRLTQFTGNDWVAAQLLAVALIVAGIAVVGSIAQRTVGSRVFGNVGRVVNFVPLVNTIYSSVRQVASALVERDSRYDSVVLVEYPRNGIYALGFVTGESPEPVLTATDERAYNVFLPNSPNPTGGRLALVPEEQITEIDMSVREGLRQVVTTGMKAEEMEATAGVPVEPASNADAETDRTE, encoded by the coding sequence ATGAACCTCGGGGAGGCGTTCAAACGGAGTTTCGTCGCGGGGCTGATACTCGTCGCGCCCCTGGTCGTCACGCTGTACGTCATCACCACGCTGGTCCGCTGGAGTCTCGTCGTGGTCGACCCCATCGTCGCCGGAACGCGGCTCACCCAGTTCACGGGCAACGACTGGGTCGCCGCCCAGCTGCTCGCGGTGGCGCTCATCGTCGCCGGGATCGCGGTTGTCGGCTCCATCGCCCAGCGGACGGTCGGGAGCCGCGTGTTCGGCAACGTCGGCCGGGTCGTCAACTTCGTCCCGCTGGTCAACACCATCTACTCCAGCGTCCGGCAGGTCGCCAGCGCGCTCGTCGAGCGGGACAGCCGGTACGACAGCGTGGTGCTCGTCGAGTATCCGCGGAACGGGATCTACGCGCTCGGCTTCGTCACGGGCGAGAGCCCCGAACCGGTCCTGACGGCGACCGACGAACGGGCGTACAACGTGTTCCTCCCGAACAGCCCGAACCCGACCGGCGGCCGGCTCGCGCTGGTGCCCGAGGAGCAGATCACCGAGATCGACATGAGCGTCCGCGAGGGGCTTCGACAGGTCGTCACGACCGGGATGAAAGCCGAGGAGATGGAGGCGACCGCGGGCGTTCCGGTCGAACCGGCGTCGAACGCCGACGCCGAGACGGACCGGACCGAGTGA
- a CDS encoding DUF58 domain-containing protein — MTEFRRTGRWRPAVPAAVLLVAAGVYLGDAGVLLAAAIPAAYAAYPLLSRPPAVSLSLARTATPAAPDHGDRVTVEATLTNDGRSVLPAVAFVDGVPDHLVVVDGSPRGAAALRPGESTTVRYEVVARRGTHAFDPADVTVRDVSGGHEATLTVAADDDATTELACPPSVPEGGVPSRAGRYPGRGDAASFDAGVEFARVREYRPGDSPGRIDWGRYARDRELTTVESPAQRAATLVLCLDARPCAYRSAAAGEPHAVAYAVDAARAVGEAAIERGDRVGLAVVGESFEWIPPSGRPLAERGVGATLGEYAAAEPPDRPPTPGAPGDSASNDLLAALPRDAHAVWFAPLVGQYVARTARRLVATGRDVTVVSPDVTTAATAGGRVARAERDARIAALRNAGVPVADWDPAEPLAAAFARAGLEGSP, encoded by the coding sequence GTGACCGAGTTCCGCCGGACCGGCCGCTGGCGGCCCGCGGTCCCGGCGGCGGTGCTGCTCGTCGCGGCCGGCGTGTATCTCGGCGACGCGGGTGTGCTGCTGGCGGCCGCCATCCCAGCCGCCTACGCCGCCTACCCCCTGCTGTCCCGGCCGCCGGCCGTCTCGCTGTCGCTCGCCCGGACGGCGACGCCGGCGGCTCCCGACCACGGGGACCGGGTGACGGTCGAGGCGACGCTCACGAACGACGGCCGGTCGGTCCTGCCGGCGGTCGCGTTCGTCGACGGGGTCCCCGACCACCTCGTCGTGGTCGACGGGTCGCCGCGCGGGGCCGCCGCGCTCCGGCCGGGCGAGTCGACGACGGTCCGGTACGAGGTGGTCGCCAGGCGCGGCACGCACGCGTTCGACCCGGCCGATGTGACGGTCCGGGACGTGAGCGGCGGCCACGAGGCGACGCTGACCGTCGCCGCGGACGACGACGCGACGACCGAACTGGCGTGTCCGCCGTCGGTCCCCGAGGGCGGGGTGCCGTCGCGGGCCGGGCGCTACCCCGGGCGGGGCGACGCGGCGTCGTTCGACGCCGGCGTCGAGTTCGCCCGGGTCCGGGAGTACCGACCCGGCGACTCCCCGGGACGGATCGACTGGGGGCGCTACGCCCGCGACCGGGAACTGACGACCGTCGAGTCGCCCGCCCAGCGCGCGGCGACGCTCGTCCTCTGTCTGGACGCCCGACCGTGTGCGTACCGCTCGGCCGCGGCGGGGGAACCCCACGCCGTCGCCTACGCGGTCGATGCGGCGCGGGCCGTCGGCGAGGCCGCCATCGAGCGCGGCGACCGGGTCGGCCTCGCCGTCGTCGGGGAGTCGTTCGAGTGGATCCCCCCGTCCGGGCGACCCCTCGCGGAGCGCGGCGTCGGCGCGACGCTCGGCGAGTACGCGGCCGCCGAGCCGCCGGACCGGCCCCCGACGCCCGGTGCGCCGGGCGACTCCGCGAGCAACGATCTGCTGGCCGCGCTCCCCCGGGACGCACACGCCGTCTGGTTCGCGCCGCTAGTCGGACAGTACGTCGCGCGGACGGCCCGGCGACTGGTCGCAACCGGGCGCGACGTGACCGTCGTCAGTCCGGACGTGACAACGGCTGCGACGGCCGGCGGCCGCGTCGCGCGAGCCGAACGGGACGCCCGGATCGCGGCGCTCCGCAACGCGGGGGTCCCTGTCGCCGACTGGGACCCGGCCGAACCGCTCGCCGCGGCGTTCGCCCGCGCCGGGCTGGAGGGATCGCCGTGA
- a CDS encoding DUF4129 domain-containing protein produces MPSTRTVAGVAVALAVGAVAAAATAVDASIAPALDPPRSNRGGAGGGSLYGLLLLLLTRVFAVFGLQLELRGGGAGALSVLPVALRWLVANLPAILGLLALFAVVALAVRYRDGVVAATRSVRSRSRPPASDDGRSNWSPGEPSNAVEAAWVELVSNADADSPASRTPAEWRRAGVDSGLPAAAVDRAVSLFRAVRYGGRPVTDEREARAETLRRRLAGDDNAATGPADEPEMDSDDESTTRPGDDAVEP; encoded by the coding sequence ATGCCCTCCACTCGAACCGTCGCCGGGGTCGCCGTCGCCCTCGCAGTCGGGGCGGTGGCGGCCGCGGCGACCGCGGTGGACGCCTCGATCGCTCCCGCCCTCGACCCGCCGCGGTCCAATCGCGGCGGGGCCGGCGGCGGGTCGCTGTACGGCCTCCTGTTGCTGCTGTTGACCCGCGTCTTCGCCGTCTTCGGCCTTCAACTCGAACTGCGCGGCGGCGGTGCGGGCGCGCTGTCGGTCCTTCCGGTCGCCCTCCGCTGGCTCGTCGCCAATCTCCCGGCGATCCTCGGACTGCTGGCGCTTTTCGCCGTCGTCGCGCTGGCGGTGCGGTACCGCGACGGCGTCGTCGCCGCGACCCGGTCGGTGCGGTCGCGCTCCCGGCCGCCGGCCTCTGACGACGGGCGGTCGAACTGGTCGCCGGGCGAGCCGTCGAACGCTGTCGAGGCGGCCTGGGTCGAACTGGTGTCGAACGCCGACGCCGACAGCCCGGCGTCCCGGACGCCCGCCGAGTGGCGACGGGCGGGCGTCGATTCGGGACTGCCTGCGGCGGCCGTCGACCGTGCCGTGTCGCTGTTCCGCGCCGTCAGGTACGGCGGTCGCCCCGTGACTGACGAGCGCGAGGCGCGCGCCGAGACGCTCCGCCGCCGGCTGGCGGGGGACGACAATGCGGCGACGGGTCCGGCGGACGAACCGGAGATGGACTCCGACGACGAGTCGACGACACGCCCGGGGGACGATGCGGTCGAACCGTGA
- a CDS encoding redoxin domain-containing protein: protein MLSNGDAAPTFTATLGTSEHESFDLDDRLGDGPVVLAFFPGAFTPPCTNEMVALQDHLDRFRDAGATVLGVSADSAFSQGAFREAHGIEFDLVSDMAGDAIRAYDLEIDLPDLGLYGVANRAVFVLDADGTVTYAWVADDPTNEPDYDALIDAVQSV, encoded by the coding sequence ATGCTCTCGAACGGCGACGCCGCACCCACGTTTACCGCGACGCTCGGCACGAGCGAGCACGAATCGTTCGACCTCGACGACCGCCTCGGCGACGGGCCCGTCGTCCTCGCGTTCTTCCCCGGCGCGTTCACGCCGCCGTGTACGAACGAGATGGTCGCGCTGCAGGACCACCTCGACCGCTTCCGCGACGCCGGCGCGACGGTGCTGGGGGTTAGTGCCGACTCGGCGTTCTCGCAGGGCGCGTTCCGCGAGGCACACGGGATCGAGTTCGACCTCGTCAGCGACATGGCCGGCGACGCGATCCGGGCGTACGACCTGGAGATCGACCTGCCGGACCTGGGGCTGTACGGCGTGGCGAACCGCGCCGTCTTCGTGCTCGACGCGGACGGCACCGTGACGTACGCCTGGGTCGCCGACGACCCGACGAACGAACCGGACTACGACGCGCTGATCGACGCCGTCCAGTCGGTCTGA
- a CDS encoding NAD(P)/FAD-dependent oxidoreductase, whose amino-acid sequence MPRVGVVGAGAAAAAATHVVDATVPDAEVTVLEKSGGLCGRAATRRRGDVTYDYGANYVKDEDERVVDLLTETIDADGLVDVPEPVWTFDADGAVSEGRDDDERKWTYRAGLTQVAKRLFGATDATVHRRTRVERVVHDGDDWRLVDADGDEWGPFDALVLNPPAPQTAELLRDADWDSPVRERLADAAAAVDYRTIWTAVLGYPFALDRPYYALVNPGKDHEVGWIAREECKPGHVPDGESVLVVQANHDWSVARYDDPPAENVADLAAMAADVLGDERLADPDWTDHQGWRYALPESGVRPGPVDDAEACDLFVVGDWVAGEGRLHAALRNGLDTGERLAYAL is encoded by the coding sequence ATGCCACGCGTTGGTGTCGTCGGCGCTGGAGCGGCCGCCGCCGCGGCGACGCACGTCGTCGACGCGACAGTCCCCGACGCCGAGGTGACCGTGCTGGAGAAGTCCGGCGGCCTCTGCGGTCGCGCGGCCACGCGCCGCCGGGGCGACGTGACCTACGACTACGGCGCGAACTACGTGAAGGACGAGGACGAGCGCGTCGTGGACCTGCTGACCGAAACGATCGACGCCGACGGCCTCGTGGACGTGCCCGAACCGGTGTGGACGTTCGACGCCGACGGCGCGGTGAGCGAGGGCCGCGACGACGACGAGCGCAAGTGGACCTATCGCGCGGGGCTGACGCAGGTCGCGAAGCGGCTGTTCGGCGCGACGGACGCGACGGTCCACCGCCGGACGCGCGTTGAGCGGGTCGTCCACGACGGCGACGACTGGCGGCTGGTCGACGCGGATGGCGACGAGTGGGGGCCGTTCGACGCGCTGGTGCTGAACCCGCCGGCACCGCAGACCGCGGAACTGCTCCGGGACGCCGACTGGGACAGCCCCGTCCGCGAGCGGCTCGCCGACGCCGCAGCGGCAGTCGACTACCGGACGATCTGGACAGCCGTTCTGGGCTACCCGTTCGCACTCGACCGGCCGTACTACGCGCTGGTCAACCCGGGCAAGGACCACGAGGTGGGCTGGATCGCCCGCGAGGAGTGCAAGCCCGGCCACGTCCCCGACGGCGAGTCGGTGCTGGTCGTGCAGGCGAACCACGACTGGTCGGTCGCGCGCTACGACGACCCGCCCGCGGAAAACGTGGCGGACCTGGCGGCGATGGCGGCCGACGTGCTGGGCGACGAGCGCCTCGCCGACCCGGACTGGACCGACCACCAGGGGTGGCGCTACGCGCTGCCCGAGTCGGGCGTCCGCCCCGGCCCGGTCGACGACGCCGAGGCCTGCGACCTCTTCGTCGTCGGCGACTGGGTCGCCGGCGAGGGGCGGCTCCACGCGGCGCTGCGGAACGGGCTGGACACCGGGGAACGGCTGGCGTACGCGCTGTAG
- a CDS encoding DUF7519 family protein, with the protein MTPSPVAFRGRPARAGSALSLCFALGVAALVAPSALGRSVVGVAAVGAAGTVAAPVLGRRWHRAVGVLSSTGGGAAVCLAVGLAAVLPGPLTGRAPLVAALAGVFALALGLVPVVDRWTGGFRAAGATLLVLAAVARSALSPVGAWHAPVTVAFAVLAWDSASTAAIVGERAGDGRETALRTAVHAAGSVAVGAVAAGAAVALYGLPPANLPLLALAALGGAAVAATLALYSLVPPPER; encoded by the coding sequence GTGACGCCGTCGCCCGTCGCGTTCCGCGGTCGCCCCGCGCGGGCCGGGAGCGCGCTGTCGCTCTGCTTCGCGCTCGGGGTTGCAGCGCTCGTCGCTCCCTCCGCGCTCGGCCGGTCGGTCGTCGGCGTCGCGGCGGTCGGCGCGGCCGGCACCGTCGCCGCACCCGTTCTCGGCCGCCGCTGGCACCGGGCCGTCGGCGTCCTGTCGAGCACCGGCGGCGGCGCGGCGGTCTGTCTCGCCGTCGGTCTCGCGGCGGTACTCCCCGGGCCGCTGACCGGGCGCGCGCCGCTCGTCGCGGCGCTCGCCGGGGTGTTCGCGCTGGCGCTCGGCCTCGTCCCGGTCGTCGACCGGTGGACGGGCGGTTTCAGGGCGGCGGGTGCGACGCTGCTGGTCCTCGCGGCGGTCGCCCGGAGCGCCCTCTCGCCCGTCGGCGCGTGGCACGCGCCGGTGACGGTCGCGTTCGCAGTCCTCGCCTGGGACAGCGCCTCGACGGCGGCCATCGTCGGCGAGCGCGCGGGCGACGGCCGGGAGACGGCGCTCCGGACGGCGGTACACGCCGCGGGAAGCGTCGCCGTCGGCGCGGTCGCCGCGGGCGCGGCCGTCGCCCTGTACGGACTGCCGCCCGCGAACCTGCCGCTCCTCGCGCTGGCGGCGCTGGGCGGGGCCGCGGTGGCCGCGACGCTCGCCCTGTACTCGCTCGTACCCCCGCCGGAGCGGTGA
- the mutS gene encoding DNA mismatch repair protein MutS — protein MTEATGIVGEFLALKEETDADLLAMQCGDFYEFFADDAETVSDELDLKVSQKSSHGSSYPMAGVPLDDLTPYLKALVERGYRVAVADQYETESGHAREVTRVVTPGTLLETTDADARYLASVVADGDGYGLAFADVTTGRFHVTAVDGDDATGQVLSELYRFDPVELLPGPEARNDDGFLDAVRERVDAAVTLHDAAAFAPGRARHRTREQFGDEAIDSVGVDAEGPAVQAAGAVLAYVEETGTGVLASMTRLQPYRGDDHVEVDATTQRNLELTETMQGDRSGSLFSTIDHTVTSPGGRLLKEWLQRPRRSVETLERRQASVAAFARAVMAREGVRETLDAAADLERLASRASSGSADATDLLKVRDTLALLPDLVDAVENDPELADSPLTETVTRPDRAGAADLRTTLDEALAEDPPSTVTQGGLLTKGYDDELDEVIARHAELKEWFDTLEERVKAETGLTHVTVDRNKTDGYYVQVGKSEADRVPERFENVKTLKNSERFVTDELAEKEREVLRLEERRGDLEYELFQELRETVADRAELLQDVGRTVATVDVLAALATHAVNNDWTRPDLHRGDDLSISGGRHPVVEQTTEFVPNDAALDADRRFLVVTGPNMSGKSTYMRQVALITLLAQVGSFVPARDASVGVVDGIYTRVGALDELAQGRSTFMVEMQELSNILHSASDESLVILDEVGRGTATYDGISIAWAATEYLHNEVRAKTLFATHYHELTTLADHLAGVANVHVAADETDGDVTFLRTIRDGPTDRSYGVHVADLAGVPSPVVDRSREVLDRLREEKAIEAKGSGGGGNDGGTKQVVFDVGSGELRAADEDTGSDTTADAASADPGADDAAADGGPDAVDPDAERVLSAIEDLNVDETPPVELMAKVQEWQARLDDE, from the coding sequence ATGACAGAGGCGACGGGGATCGTCGGGGAGTTCCTCGCCCTGAAGGAGGAGACCGACGCCGACCTGCTGGCGATGCAGTGTGGCGACTTCTACGAGTTCTTCGCCGACGACGCCGAGACGGTCAGCGACGAGCTGGACCTGAAGGTGTCCCAGAAGTCCTCCCACGGGTCGTCGTACCCGATGGCCGGCGTGCCGCTGGACGACCTGACGCCGTACCTGAAGGCGCTGGTCGAGCGCGGCTACCGCGTCGCCGTCGCCGACCAGTACGAGACCGAGTCGGGCCACGCCCGGGAGGTCACCCGCGTCGTCACGCCGGGCACGCTCCTGGAGACGACGGACGCCGACGCCCGCTACCTCGCGAGCGTCGTCGCGGACGGCGACGGCTACGGCCTCGCGTTCGCCGACGTGACGACGGGACGGTTCCACGTCACCGCGGTCGACGGCGACGACGCGACGGGACAGGTGCTCTCGGAGCTGTACCGGTTCGACCCCGTCGAACTGCTCCCCGGCCCGGAGGCCCGGAACGACGACGGCTTTCTGGACGCGGTCCGCGAGCGAGTCGACGCAGCCGTGACGCTCCACGACGCCGCCGCGTTCGCGCCGGGGCGGGCGCGCCACCGGACCCGCGAGCAGTTCGGCGACGAGGCGATAGACAGCGTCGGCGTCGACGCCGAGGGGCCGGCGGTGCAGGCCGCAGGGGCCGTCCTCGCCTACGTCGAGGAGACGGGGACGGGCGTGCTGGCGTCGATGACGCGGCTCCAGCCGTACCGCGGCGACGACCACGTCGAGGTGGACGCGACGACCCAGCGCAACCTCGAACTCACCGAGACGATGCAGGGCGACCGCTCGGGGTCGCTGTTTTCCACCATCGACCACACCGTCACCAGCCCCGGCGGCCGCCTGCTGAAGGAGTGGCTCCAGCGCCCCCGGCGCTCGGTCGAGACGCTGGAGCGCCGCCAGGCGAGCGTCGCCGCGTTCGCCCGCGCCGTGATGGCCCGCGAGGGGGTCCGCGAGACGCTGGACGCCGCGGCCGACCTCGAACGCCTGGCCTCCCGGGCGAGTTCCGGGAGCGCCGACGCGACGGACCTGCTCAAGGTGCGGGACACGCTCGCCCTGCTGCCTGATCTGGTCGACGCCGTCGAGAACGACCCCGAACTCGCCGACTCGCCGCTGACCGAGACTGTCACCCGGCCGGACCGGGCCGGCGCGGCCGACCTGCGGACGACGCTCGACGAGGCGCTGGCCGAGGACCCGCCCTCGACCGTGACGCAGGGCGGCCTCCTGACGAAGGGGTACGACGACGAACTGGACGAGGTGATCGCGCGCCACGCGGAACTGAAGGAGTGGTTCGACACGCTGGAGGAGCGCGTGAAGGCCGAGACGGGGCTGACCCACGTCACCGTCGACCGCAACAAGACCGACGGCTACTACGTGCAGGTCGGCAAGAGCGAGGCCGACCGGGTGCCCGAGCGCTTCGAGAACGTGAAGACGCTGAAGAACTCCGAGCGCTTCGTCACCGACGAACTCGCCGAGAAGGAACGCGAGGTCCTCCGGCTGGAAGAACGGCGAGGCGATCTGGAGTACGAGCTGTTCCAGGAGCTCCGCGAGACGGTGGCCGACCGCGCCGAACTCCTGCAGGACGTGGGGCGGACGGTAGCAACGGTCGACGTGCTGGCCGCGCTGGCGACCCACGCCGTCAACAACGACTGGACACGCCCCGACCTGCACCGCGGCGACGACCTCTCGATATCGGGCGGCCGCCACCCCGTCGTCGAACAGACCACCGAGTTCGTCCCAAACGACGCCGCGCTCGACGCCGACCGCCGGTTCCTCGTCGTGACCGGGCCGAACATGAGCGGCAAGTCGACGTACATGCGACAGGTCGCGCTCATCACGCTGCTCGCGCAGGTCGGCAGCTTCGTCCCGGCCCGGGATGCGTCGGTCGGCGTCGTCGACGGCATCTACACCCGCGTCGGCGCGCTGGACGAACTCGCGCAGGGGCGCTCGACGTTCATGGTCGAGATGCAGGAGCTGTCGAACATCCTCCACTCCGCCAGCGACGAGTCGCTGGTGATCTTGGACGAGGTGGGCCGCGGGACGGCGACGTACGACGGCATCTCCATCGCGTGGGCCGCGACCGAGTACCTCCACAACGAGGTCCGCGCGAAGACGCTGTTTGCGACCCACTACCACGAGCTGACGACGCTCGCGGACCACCTCGCGGGCGTCGCCAACGTCCACGTCGCGGCCGACGAGACGGACGGCGACGTAACCTTCCTCCGGACGATCCGCGACGGCCCGACGGACCGCTCGTACGGCGTCCACGTTGCGGATCTGGCCGGCGTCCCGTCACCTGTCGTCGACCGCTCGCGCGAGGTGCTCGACCGCCTCCGGGAGGAGAAGGCCATCGAGGCGAAGGGGAGCGGTGGCGGCGGGAACGACGGCGGCACGAAACAGGTCGTCTTCGACGTCGGCAGCGGCGAACTGCGGGCGGCCGACGAGGACACTGGTTCCGACACGACCGCCGACGCGGCGTCAGCCGACCCCGGAGCCGACGACGCGGCCGCGGACGGCGGCCCTGACGCCGTCGACCCCGACGCGGAGCGCGTGCTGTCGGCTATCGAGGACCTGAACGTCGACGAGACGCCGCCAGTCGAGCTGATGGCGAAAGTGCAGGAGTGGCAGGCGCGACTGGACGACGAGTGA
- the thiD gene encoding bifunctional hydroxymethylpyrimidine kinase/phosphomethylpyrimidine kinase → MRTSAPMDRPVALTVAGSDSGGGAGVQADIKAMEAAGAFGTSAVTAVTAQHTRGVERTHVLPVEEVTAQYDAVVRDFDVGALKTGMLATAPVVEAVAERVADTDAPAVVDPVMVAASGDRLLEREAERAYEELVAEAALVTPNADEAAVLTGIDPDNEVDQTAAAEELLDLGADAALVTGGHVGDGRVRDVLATEDGVETFEGPRIDTDATHGTGCTLSAAVAGRLAAGDSVSEAVDRAVALVERAVRYHNDVGEGPGAVDGLAALRERADRQPTAAAVSEVVDAFVEADVSRLVPEVGMNVVGATPRAEAVAETAAVEGRITRTLSGVAPNRGVRFGASSHVARFLLAAREFDPGLRYAVNCRFDDAVADALAGLDWTVAAYDRSAEPEDVKTREGSTMGWGTRRAFESVPDTPVAVTDAGEVGKEAIVKLLAPDAGTLVDRVLALDRAVGE, encoded by the coding sequence ATGCGAACATCGGCACCCATGGACCGACCGGTCGCCCTGACGGTCGCGGGGAGCGACTCGGGCGGCGGCGCGGGCGTACAGGCCGACATCAAGGCGATGGAGGCGGCGGGCGCGTTCGGCACGAGCGCCGTGACGGCGGTCACCGCCCAGCACACGCGCGGCGTCGAGCGAACCCACGTCCTCCCCGTCGAGGAGGTGACGGCGCAGTACGACGCCGTCGTCCGGGACTTCGACGTGGGCGCGCTGAAGACGGGGATGCTCGCGACCGCGCCGGTCGTCGAGGCCGTCGCAGAGCGCGTCGCCGACACCGACGCGCCGGCGGTGGTCGACCCCGTGATGGTCGCTGCGTCGGGCGACCGCCTGCTCGAACGCGAGGCGGAGCGGGCGTACGAGGAACTGGTCGCCGAGGCTGCCCTGGTGACGCCCAACGCCGACGAGGCGGCCGTTCTGACCGGGATCGACCCGGACAACGAAGTCGACCAGACGGCAGCCGCCGAGGAACTGCTGGACCTCGGAGCCGACGCGGCGCTCGTGACGGGCGGGCACGTCGGGGACGGCCGGGTCCGGGACGTGCTCGCCACCGAGGACGGCGTCGAGACCTTCGAGGGGCCGCGGATCGACACCGACGCCACGCACGGCACCGGCTGCACGCTCTCGGCGGCGGTCGCGGGCCGACTTGCCGCGGGCGATTCGGTTTCCGAAGCGGTCGACCGCGCCGTCGCCCTCGTCGAGCGGGCGGTCCGCTACCACAACGACGTGGGCGAGGGGCCGGGCGCGGTCGACGGCCTCGCGGCGCTGCGCGAGCGGGCCGACCGCCAGCCGACAGCCGCCGCCGTCTCGGAGGTCGTCGACGCGTTCGTCGAGGCCGACGTGTCCCGGCTGGTTCCCGAAGTCGGCATGAACGTCGTCGGCGCGACGCCGCGCGCGGAGGCTGTCGCGGAGACGGCCGCAGTCGAGGGACGGATCACCCGCACCCTCTCGGGCGTCGCGCCGAACCGCGGCGTCCGCTTCGGCGCGTCGAGCCACGTCGCGCGGTTCCTGCTCGCCGCCCGCGAGTTCGACCCGGGCCTGCGCTACGCGGTCAACTGCCGGTTCGACGACGCGGTGGCGGACGCGCTGGCCGGTCTGGACTGGACCGTCGCGGCGTACGACCGGAGCGCGGAACCGGAGGACGTGAAGACGCGGGAGGGGAGCACGATGGGCTGGGGCACCCGACGGGCGTTCGAGTCGGTGCCGGACACGCCGGTCGCAGTCACCGACGCCGGCGAGGTCGGCAAGGAGGCCATCGTCAAGCTACTCGCGCCCGACGCCGGGACACTGGTCGACCGCGTGCTGGCGCTTGACCGCGCGGTCGGGGAGTGA
- a CDS encoding DUF7269 family protein has protein sequence MRSNREVDPVALARLGLVAVAALLAAVAAIAALAGPAAFGRPLADASDPNSVVAAAFATAGITLGALLLTLSWLPALERDEPTHPPEEATATPYPGSSLDRAAGGPGLAPGLYGDDRRAVRERLRETAVRTTMAAEGCSREAARVAVESGRWTDDRVAAAFLGDVAPPRHLRPLYRVSSAYAFGRGVSAAVRELDPERPSAGESA, from the coding sequence ATGCGGTCGAACCGTGAGGTCGACCCCGTGGCGCTCGCTCGACTGGGGCTGGTCGCCGTCGCCGCGCTGCTCGCGGCCGTAGCGGCCATCGCAGCGCTGGCCGGTCCCGCCGCGTTCGGCCGCCCGCTCGCCGACGCGTCGGACCCGAACTCGGTCGTTGCGGCGGCGTTCGCGACGGCCGGGATCACGCTCGGCGCGTTGCTGCTGACGCTGTCGTGGCTGCCGGCGCTGGAGCGCGACGAGCCGACGCACCCGCCGGAGGAAGCTACTGCGACGCCGTACCCGGGGTCGTCGCTCGACCGCGCCGCCGGCGGGCCGGGGCTCGCGCCCGGGCTGTACGGGGACGACCGCCGGGCGGTCCGCGAGCGACTCCGCGAGACGGCCGTCAGGACGACGATGGCGGCCGAAGGCTGCTCCCGCGAGGCGGCCCGGGTCGCCGTCGAGTCGGGGCGCTGGACCGACGACCGCGTCGCCGCCGCCTTCCTCGGCGACGTGGCCCCGCCGCGACATCTGCGGCCGCTGTACCGCGTCTCGTCGGCGTACGCGTTCGGCCGGGGCGTCAGCGCCGCCGTCCGCGAACTCGACCCGGAGCGGCCGTCGGCCGGTGAGTCGGCGTGA
- a CDS encoding AIR synthase-related protein: protein MAGTGKVDREFFEGYIYPRLGADRADVALGPRHGVDFGVIDADGTAVVTATDPVSVLPDLGWERAARFALGVILADVAVSGLPPSHLSVAFHLPPEMNDDEFAAVWGAMDEALTDLGTAVVTGHTARYAGCSFPWVGGATAMAVGDHDDVVRPDGARPGDRLLVTTGAGVEAAAMFASLYPDQIPADDAAVDAAAARLPGVDHVRGAVAAAAAGPVTAMHDATEGGLHGALHELAGAARVRVEFERDAVPLPDDVRAVADALDFDPWRATSSGTLLVTAPPEAADRVLDALRGEGLAAADVGRVTDGEGVVADGERVPEPDGDSSWPVYERLAGE from the coding sequence ATGGCCGGCACCGGGAAGGTCGACCGCGAGTTCTTCGAGGGGTACATCTACCCGCGGCTCGGGGCGGACCGGGCGGACGTGGCGCTCGGCCCGCGCCACGGCGTCGACTTCGGCGTGATCGACGCGGACGGCACGGCGGTCGTGACAGCGACTGACCCCGTCTCCGTCCTCCCGGACCTGGGGTGGGAGCGCGCCGCCCGCTTCGCGCTCGGGGTGATACTGGCCGACGTGGCCGTCTCCGGCCTGCCGCCGTCGCATCTCTCGGTCGCCTTCCACCTGCCGCCCGAAATGAACGACGACGAGTTCGCCGCGGTGTGGGGCGCGATGGACGAGGCCCTCACCGACCTCGGCACCGCCGTCGTCACGGGCCACACAGCGCGCTACGCCGGCTGTTCGTTCCCCTGGGTCGGCGGCGCGACCGCGATGGCCGTCGGCGACCACGACGACGTGGTGCGCCCGGACGGCGCGCGGCCGGGCGACCGCCTGCTCGTCACGACCGGCGCGGGCGTCGAGGCCGCCGCGATGTTCGCGTCGCTGTACCCGGACCAGATCCCGGCGGACGACGCCGCAGTGGACGCCGCGGCCGCCCGTCTCCCGGGCGTCGACCACGTCCGCGGGGCCGTCGCCGCGGCCGCCGCCGGGCCGGTCACCGCGATGCACGACGCGACGGAGGGCGGCCTCCACGGCGCGCTCCACGAACTCGCGGGCGCGGCCCGCGTCCGCGTCGAGTTCGAGCGCGACGCGGTGCCGCTGCCCGACGACGTGCGAGCGGTCGCGGACGCCCTCGACTTCGACCCGTGGCGCGCGACGAGTTCCGGCACGCTGCTCGTGACGGCCCCGCCGGAGGCCGCCGACCGCGTCCTCGACGCCCTCCGGGGCGAGGGGCTGGCGGCTGCAGATGTGGGGAGAGTCACGGACGGCGAGGGGGTCGTCGCCGACGGCGAGCGCGTCCCGGAACCGGACGGCGACTCGTCGTGGCCGGTGTACGAACGGCTGGCCGGGGAGTAG